The following coding sequences lie in one Cotesia glomerata isolate CgM1 linkage group LG5, MPM_Cglom_v2.3, whole genome shotgun sequence genomic window:
- the LOC123265894 gene encoding uncharacterized protein LOC123265894, giving the protein MTSEQQIVIEYMELKFLSVEEQITSAKRSILYDIGQKYQTHSSHHKSNNSAASTKQADESWQSKIDVSFPIKDLEIFKSFDKDLKINIEMRNVVKTMLNAWTCGGCDYDKDIEKIMSVIKKRNTNFIQRS; this is encoded by the exons ATGACTTCAGAGCAAC aGATTGTAATCGAGTACATGGAATTAAAGTTTTTGTCGGTAGAAGAACAAATTACAAGTGCGAAAAGGAGCATTTTGTATGATATTGGCCAGAAGTATCAAACACACTCATCTCATCATAAATCTAATAATTCAGCGGCATCGACAAAGCAAGCAGACGAGTCCTGgcaatcaaaaattgatgtttcgTTCCCTATCAAAgacttggaaatttttaaatcatttgatAAGGATTTGAAGATCAATATCGAAATGAGAAATGTTgtt AAAACTATGTTGAATGCCTGGACTTGTGGAGGCTGTGACTATGATAAAGACatcgaaaaaattatgtcagttattaaaaaaagaaatacaaattttatacaGCGGAGTTGA